The Candidatus Hydrogenedens sp. genome includes a region encoding these proteins:
- a CDS encoding inorganic phosphate transporter produces the protein MLWLTLATAGFLGLALGANDAGNVFGTAVATRFIRFRTAGIVTFIFVVIGAVLQGSKGIDTLSGITNQTVNTSILIGLVVAFVSFILTILGQPISLSQAVVGGILGLGLAQNNVQWHILEKVIICWIFTPLGSGFIAIVCYKLLFLIFAKIKVGILTRETIIRYGLLISGIMGAYALGANNVANTVGMFAGSWENISNTELSLLGGLFIGIGVILFSKSVMMSIGKGIVLLDGFSALVVVLSSGITVFIFSIIGVPVSSTQAVVGAIIGVGIHHGVHTLHPRMIKDIFLSWIIAPLSCLILTSSGYVIFIT, from the coding sequence ATGTTATGGCTGACATTAGCGACCGCTGGTTTTTTGGGCTTAGCATTAGGAGCAAATGATGCAGGTAATGTATTCGGGACAGCAGTAGCAACACGTTTTATTCGGTTTAGAACTGCTGGCATAGTAACCTTTATTTTTGTAGTTATTGGTGCAGTTTTGCAAGGGAGTAAAGGAATAGATACTCTTAGTGGAATTACAAACCAAACTGTCAATACGTCAATACTCATAGGGTTAGTTGTCGCATTTGTAAGTTTTATTCTAACAATATTAGGGCAACCAATTAGTCTTTCACAAGCAGTTGTAGGAGGTATCTTGGGATTGGGTTTAGCACAAAATAATGTCCAATGGCATATATTAGAGAAAGTAATTATCTGTTGGATTTTTACACCATTAGGTTCTGGATTTATTGCAATAGTATGTTACAAACTTTTATTTTTAATATTCGCAAAAATAAAAGTTGGAATTTTAACTCGTGAAACAATAATTCGATATGGATTATTAATTTCAGGAATAATGGGTGCCTATGCATTAGGTGCTAATAATGTCGCAAATACAGTTGGTATGTTTGCAGGTTCATGGGAGAATATCTCAAACACAGAATTGTCACTATTAGGAGGTTTGTTTATTGGTATAGGAGTAATCCTTTTTAGTAAGTCTGTAATGATGAGTATTGGCAAAGGAATTGTATTATTAGATGGATTTTCCGCATTAGTTGTTGTTTTGTCATCAGGAATAACTGTTTTTATCTTTTCCATTATTGGTGTTCCTGTAAGTTCTACTCAAGCGGTTGTGGGAGCCATTATAGGTGTTGGAATCCATCATGGGGTTCATACATTACATCCCCGTATGATTAAAGATATATTTCTTAGCTGGATTATAGCCCCTCTATCCTGTCTTATTTTAACTTCATCAGGTTATGTAATATTTATTACCTGA
- a CDS encoding Rieske (2Fe-2S) protein, with protein MNKIKLANIKELINKEHIIKKVLGKTYLIEERNNQYIVYEYMCRHQGADLSLGTLKNGVVTCPRHGWQYKRETGECIKGDGIPLKQCQAEVSEGYIFLIIELGN; from the coding sequence ATGAATAAGATAAAGTTAGCCAATATTAAAGAATTAATAAACAAAGAACATATAATAAAAAAAGTTTTGGGAAAAACATATTTAATTGAGGAGAGAAATAATCAGTATATAGTTTATGAATATATGTGTCGTCATCAGGGAGCAGACTTATCTCTTGGAACACTCAAAAATGGAGTAGTGACATGCCCAAGGCATGGTTGGCAATATAAAAGAGAAACAGGTGAATGTATCAAGGGTGATGGAATTCCTCTTAAACAATGCCAAGCTGAGGTTTCAGAAGGATACATATTTCTTATTATAGAATTAGGTAATTAG
- a CDS encoding alpha-galactosidase has protein sequence MKKNHYKIHYLLFITLSIILLSNYNYAEGSRKTVASLSTDLYEVHLHKNGTVRILFANGTEILKLDYPAVTYANKEEKELLRVSGLNWYKEPIKNPLGEGMGLFLEGKNVSWVIEAYPGKPFLTARLRFTNNTKKEVKIQSLIPIQGLLSQFEDYKDATKESIVCLGNGNIFESMTDYPQWINNSFDIKTQWNLTLFDKSMHQTILTGFLTFKKAYSRIILSEDPKKKKVFMSSECIFDPVINLAPGQFIDAELLYLSIVQESPHICMERYGRAISVFNKLQKNSSFLPHGWDSWSTARNRDINEDIILRNIYFVDENLKRYGWNTISIDAGWERGPADWEPHPDRFPNGLKPTVEEIHRRDMKAGLWVDLFTIPEDSNLAKEHPDWLVLPDSRGKLLLGKDKKVLDVTIPEAYAYVRDICKKISDDWGFDGLVEADFVYHLLLAEGYRDKNLTKLEVFCHGLESIREGIGSDKFLMTMVPIPISGMFADGIRIGFDNKPLWSSNALTGNWGCVESLNNFARRYYLFPHLGVPDQDCVFLGHTETNQRWRVPEDKKLTTSQFVAWATGTSLTGGVFKIGEEFTTLNTNELNILRKIIPKTTQPARPIDLFENPYPRIWALPISGHALNGMIVAVFNWDVGKYEKVPVYLNQLGLTEGKLYTLYDFWNESFLGIIQNAFVVDAPPSSVSLFGIRLLEDKPMFVASNHHITQGMLDVVENTYVPTENKLSGKMKVIEDTDYSITFFVPKKKTIKMYEFSVPNVSFREKEGVITFQFNVPKNVDTLEWNISFD, from the coding sequence ATGAAAAAGAATCATTACAAGATACATTATTTATTATTTATCACGCTGAGCATTATTTTATTAAGCAATTATAACTATGCAGAAGGTAGTCGCAAGACCGTAGCCTCTCTCTCTACAGACTTATATGAAGTCCATTTACATAAAAATGGAACTGTTAGAATTCTTTTTGCAAATGGGACTGAAATATTAAAATTAGACTATCCAGCAGTTACGTATGCAAATAAAGAAGAAAAGGAGTTATTAAGGGTTTCTGGGTTAAATTGGTATAAAGAACCAATTAAAAACCCTTTAGGTGAAGGGATGGGTTTGTTTTTAGAAGGTAAAAATGTCTCATGGGTTATAGAAGCATATCCAGGAAAGCCATTTCTTACAGCAAGATTAAGATTCACAAATAATACAAAGAAAGAGGTGAAAATACAATCATTAATACCAATTCAAGGATTATTATCTCAATTTGAAGATTATAAAGATGCCACAAAAGAATCAATAGTTTGTTTAGGTAATGGAAATATATTTGAGAGTATGACGGATTATCCACAATGGATAAATAATAGTTTTGATATAAAAACTCAGTGGAATTTAACATTATTTGATAAATCTATGCATCAAACAATTCTTACTGGTTTTCTTACATTCAAAAAAGCATACAGTAGGATTATTTTATCGGAAGACCCAAAGAAGAAAAAAGTATTTATGAGTTCTGAGTGTATTTTTGATCCTGTTATAAATCTTGCTCCTGGACAATTTATAGATGCAGAGCTTCTGTATTTATCAATTGTTCAAGAATCCCCTCACATTTGTATGGAGAGATATGGAAGAGCTATTTCTGTTTTTAACAAATTGCAGAAGAACAGTTCATTCTTACCACATGGATGGGATAGTTGGAGTACAGCACGTAATAGGGATATAAATGAAGATATCATTTTAAGGAATATCTATTTTGTTGATGAAAACTTGAAAAGATATGGATGGAATACAATTTCAATCGATGCAGGTTGGGAACGAGGTCCCGCTGACTGGGAACCCCATCCTGATAGGTTCCCTAATGGACTTAAACCTACTGTTGAAGAGATTCACCGAAGAGACATGAAGGCAGGCTTATGGGTAGACTTATTTACTATTCCAGAAGATTCAAACCTCGCAAAAGAGCATCCAGATTGGCTGGTATTGCCAGATTCAAGAGGTAAGTTGTTGTTAGGGAAAGATAAAAAAGTTTTGGATGTTACTATTCCCGAAGCCTATGCTTATGTCAGAGATATATGCAAAAAAATTTCTGATGATTGGGGGTTTGATGGACTTGTCGAAGCAGATTTTGTATATCATCTATTATTGGCAGAAGGATATCGGGATAAAAATCTTACAAAATTAGAAGTTTTTTGTCATGGTTTAGAATCTATACGAGAGGGGATTGGTTCTGACAAATTTCTGATGACTATGGTTCCTATTCCTATCTCAGGAATGTTTGCCGATGGAATACGTATCGGATTTGATAATAAACCTTTATGGTCGTCTAATGCACTCACGGGTAATTGGGGATGTGTTGAGTCATTAAACAATTTTGCAAGGAGATATTATTTATTTCCACATTTAGGAGTACCTGACCAAGATTGTGTTTTTTTAGGTCATACGGAGACAAACCAGAGATGGAGAGTACCCGAAGACAAAAAACTCACAACATCCCAGTTTGTCGCATGGGCTACTGGAACAAGTCTCACTGGTGGTGTTTTTAAAATTGGCGAAGAGTTTACCACATTAAATACAAACGAATTAAACATTTTGCGGAAAATTATTCCAAAGACAACTCAACCTGCACGTCCTATAGATTTATTTGAAAACCCATATCCACGTATTTGGGCTCTTCCCATATCTGGACATGCTCTGAATGGAATGATAGTCGCTGTATTTAATTGGGATGTCGGAAAATATGAAAAAGTACCAGTTTACTTAAATCAGTTAGGTTTAACAGAAGGAAAATTGTATACTTTGTATGATTTCTGGAATGAATCATTTTTAGGGATTATTCAGAATGCATTTGTTGTCGATGCACCTCCGTCTTCTGTTTCCTTATTTGGAATTCGTTTATTAGAAGATAAACCAATGTTTGTCGCATCTAATCACCATATTACACAGGGCATGTTAGACGTCGTTGAAAATACCTATGTGCCAACTGAGAACAAATTGAGTGGAAAAATGAAAGTAATTGAAGATACAGACTATTCCATAACCTTTTTTGTCCCCAAGAAGAAAACAATAAAAATGTATGAATTCTCTGTTCCTAATGTGTCATTTCGGGAAAAAGAAGGTGTTATAACGTTCCAATTTAATGTACCGAAGAATGTTGATACGTTGGAATGGAACATTTCCTTTGATTAA
- a CDS encoding DUF1858 domain-containing protein produces the protein MSESENKIFSPDMPVAEAMSVHPRVAEVFAAFHLGGCAHCGISRFETIEEVCMAYGIETEVLLQVLEDLVAKAKAEEQSQ, from the coding sequence ATGTCTGAAAGTGAAAACAAAATTTTTTCTCCTGATATGCCTGTTGCGGAAGCAATGTCTGTACATCCACGTGTAGCAGAGGTTTTTGCTGCATTTCATCTTGGCGGTTGTGCTCATTGTGGTATTAGCCGATTCGAAACTATCGAAGAGGTATGTATGGCGTATGGTATAGAAACTGAGGTATTACTTCAAGTATTGGAAGATTTAGTAGCAAAAGCAAAGGCAGAAGAACAAAGCCAGTAA
- the nth gene encoding endonuclease III, giving the protein MVKRKEINTLKENATQVYIKLSQIYPDAHCTLNYHSPFELLIMTILASQCTDERVNQVCQTLFKKLKSPSDYIHIGQKQLETLIRPVGFYRNKAKHIIETCKILIEKYAGEVPKTMDELLSLSGVGRKTANVILGECFKTPGIIVDTHCGRLAKRLGFTQSDNPNKIELDLMKLLPPENWTFFSHLLVFHGRNICHARKPKCNECIICDLCDFYKSQKLHRKEIKPYDKNY; this is encoded by the coding sequence TTGGTTAAAAGAAAAGAAATCAACACTTTAAAAGAGAACGCTACACAGGTATATATAAAATTAAGCCAGATTTATCCTGATGCACACTGTACATTAAATTATCACTCTCCGTTTGAACTTTTAATCATGACTATCCTTGCATCTCAGTGCACCGATGAAAGGGTAAATCAGGTATGTCAAACTTTATTCAAGAAATTGAAGTCGCCATCTGATTACATTCATATTGGACAAAAGCAATTAGAAACATTAATAAGGCCTGTTGGTTTCTATCGTAATAAGGCAAAGCATATAATAGAGACGTGTAAGATATTAATAGAAAAATATGCCGGAGAAGTCCCTAAAACTATGGATGAACTGCTATCTCTATCGGGAGTGGGTCGAAAAACTGCGAACGTTATTTTAGGGGAGTGTTTCAAGACGCCAGGAATTATTGTTGACACTCACTGTGGGAGATTAGCTAAGCGGTTGGGGTTTACTCAATCTGATAATCCCAATAAAATAGAACTTGATTTAATGAAACTACTTCCACCTGAAAACTGGACTTTCTTCTCTCATCTTTTGGTATTTCACGGTAGAAATATATGTCATGCCCGAAAACCAAAATGCAATGAGTGTATAATTTGTGATTTATGCGACTTTTATAAAAGTCAAAAATTGCATAGGAAAGAAATAAAACCTTATGACAAAAACTACTGA
- a CDS encoding DUF47 family protein — protein sequence MFFKSQKRVEEKIVLYCQKSEECVKLGLTLITDCIGRSECDKRQDEVIKVHKSESVADDLRREIEYFIYERSLFPESRGDILGLLETLDYIPNQIQESVKMLVEQRIIIPQLLDGELRQMAQITQKSAEITFQAVRNLFSNFRDVLEMLGQIDALESEVDKIQSDLIIKIFKSDFEPFQKILLRDLINELENVSDYAEKAGDYMRIMIVKRMM from the coding sequence ATGTTTTTCAAATCGCAAAAACGTGTTGAAGAGAAAATAGTGTTATATTGTCAAAAATCAGAAGAATGTGTAAAATTAGGCCTTACTCTTATTACCGATTGTATCGGCAGATCTGAATGTGATAAACGGCAGGATGAGGTTATCAAAGTTCACAAATCTGAAAGTGTTGCAGACGATTTGAGAAGGGAAATTGAGTATTTTATCTACGAACGTTCCCTATTTCCCGAATCTCGGGGGGATATTCTTGGATTGCTCGAAACTCTGGACTATATTCCAAACCAAATACAAGAATCTGTGAAAATGTTGGTAGAACAAAGAATAATAATCCCCCAATTATTAGATGGGGAATTAAGGCAAATGGCTCAAATTACTCAGAAATCTGCTGAAATCACATTCCAGGCGGTTAGGAATCTATTTTCAAATTTTCGTGATGTTTTAGAAATGTTAGGTCAAATAGATGCCTTAGAAAGTGAAGTTGATAAAATTCAATCCGATTTAATTATAAAAATATTCAAAAGTGATTTTGAACCATTCCAAAAAATCCTTTTAAGAGACCTTATAAATGAGTTAGAAAATGTCAGCGATTACGCAGAGAAAGCTGGAGATTATATGAGAATTATGATAGTAAAAAGGATGATGTAA
- a CDS encoding GH116 family glycosyl hydrolase, producing MYSKMVSLKLFFIFLWAPLAFLQLFNNVYAEQKCIDEAKFIINKIYSDDNLKEIAFPLGGFGAGQIYIRGDGKLSPWEIVNNFNSNATVSDAFFSIFIDNGTEKISKILQKNPLLPADGVNNIKFIGEFPFALLKFEDFAPSLDISLECFSPFIPLDELNSSLPAIFFTFTLKNNSTNNIKGVLAGTIPNIVGWDGYSELKSSEQTLNGETIQAIFHPELGYNINTTKEDSDKVLIDMGINSCEQKSFPKTIRFITNQYDSAHPLRYTSGIKLQFQDDINQDIQLDYDTTNIYWLGPSNKVLSSQVVRKINEDVQKGAHLILNGDSNSVFDWMLAINNARKGHKKDLVIDNFESRNYKNWTITGDAFGEVPADGKFPLQTDITGHEGKYFINSYNGDDKKTGKAVSKTFTIRHHFLHFRIGGGNKPETLYLDLIVDGVKVLSATGSNSENLRKVIWNISNYVGKEAQIEIVDNDTDGWGHILIDDIVLSNKYPIDKKTYKTLLSWLPFTSQKGEWVDYQTENSSENNLVNLNGISLKQKRYFKFHSPIDRKNLQILLKANNGTPLIVQQKIGKGSIIWCNGDVIQWFTPTDRKDGLASLLSIPSGITYTPQKGLDSSHPLWGNMAFAIQKTNNKAIITCSQWNNFNYFWQSFSNNGVIPNPECNGASNSGYTWNGTIAYPFELDGGEKEQVTFLVAWYFPNRTRGNQYFWTLPPLRYDHRLGNFYNNHFHSAREVIEYCLDKQSYLVNQTAQFHKDLFTSSLPSIMLEAISANIATLHSPIYIFLEDGTVGGFEGTDSCCPMNCTHVYNYAQTLPYLFPKLEQQIRYQELVYQMDKEEHYIPHRFIVPPTEPQLKNEIGGPFHHALDGELGTILKLYREYKISGDRKWIEPLWTNAVHVFKHILEKHDPTGEGIIRGEQPNTYDTHLYGSNTFIGSLYLAVLKAMENMLRELGGPEQNELIQECQKRFNTGVEKYIETCWNGEYFINVFDAPDVGPEVYNQMNCYGPGCHSDQLLGQWWAHILGLGYLFPEMQVKTTLNSIYKYNWRQNFYGHTQLPRRFAEDDEPGLLMCSWPNGGRPDSPILYCDEIWTGMEYEIASFMIYEGDFEKATEIVTGARSRYSGNRKNPWSEIECGGHYARAMSAYALLLASSGFLVDNNTLIIHPRVKTNPCTFFYTTGTSWGVLEMNKMTRKTSLKLTLHYGKQEIKKIGIPAEKPQYKSISVNINKNKQYNSVREFVGVINKNNYGADEISIIFREPLVIDSPDESLFIEIKW from the coding sequence ATGTATTCAAAAATGGTTAGCCTTAAACTATTTTTTATCTTTTTATGGGCACCATTAGCCTTCTTACAACTATTCAATAATGTATATGCAGAACAAAAATGTATCGATGAAGCCAAATTTATTATTAATAAAATTTACTCAGATGACAACTTAAAAGAAATTGCATTTCCATTGGGTGGATTTGGGGCTGGACAAATTTATATCCGTGGAGATGGCAAATTAAGTCCGTGGGAAATAGTCAACAATTTTAATTCAAATGCGACTGTTTCTGATGCTTTCTTTTCGATTTTTATTGATAATGGGACAGAAAAGATATCTAAGATACTTCAAAAAAATCCTTTATTGCCTGCGGATGGAGTTAATAACATCAAATTTATTGGTGAATTTCCATTTGCACTTTTGAAATTTGAAGATTTTGCTCCTTCGTTAGATATCTCTTTAGAATGTTTTTCTCCTTTTATTCCTCTTGATGAACTTAATTCATCTCTTCCTGCTATATTTTTCACATTTACTTTGAAAAACAATTCAACAAACAATATTAAAGGTGTTCTTGCTGGGACAATACCTAATATTGTTGGTTGGGATGGATATAGCGAATTAAAAAGTTCTGAACAAACTTTGAATGGTGAAACTATACAAGCTATCTTTCATCCAGAATTAGGTTACAACATAAATACTACTAAAGAAGATTCTGATAAAGTATTGATTGACATGGGGATAAATTCATGTGAACAAAAATCTTTCCCAAAAACAATACGTTTTATTACAAACCAATATGACAGTGCACATCCTTTAAGATATACATCGGGTATTAAACTTCAATTTCAAGATGACATAAATCAAGATATACAGCTCGACTACGACACAACGAATATATATTGGTTAGGACCTTCAAATAAAGTCTTATCTTCACAAGTAGTTCGGAAAATTAATGAGGACGTCCAAAAAGGAGCACATCTTATTCTTAATGGAGACTCTAACTCTGTTTTCGATTGGATGCTTGCTATAAATAATGCCCGAAAAGGTCATAAAAAAGATTTGGTAATAGACAATTTCGAAAGTAGAAATTATAAGAATTGGACAATTACAGGTGATGCCTTTGGGGAAGTCCCTGCGGATGGTAAGTTTCCTTTACAAACAGATATAACGGGTCATGAGGGAAAATATTTTATTAATTCGTATAATGGGGATGATAAAAAAACAGGGAAAGCGGTATCTAAAACATTTACTATCCGTCATCATTTTCTTCATTTTCGCATCGGGGGTGGTAATAAACCAGAGACGCTATATTTAGATTTAATTGTAGATGGTGTTAAAGTCCTTTCAGCTACAGGTTCTAACTCTGAGAATTTACGAAAGGTTATCTGGAATATTTCTAATTATGTTGGGAAGGAAGCACAAATTGAGATAGTCGATAACGATACAGACGGCTGGGGGCATATCCTGATAGATGATATTGTTTTATCCAACAAATATCCTATCGATAAAAAGACTTATAAAACATTGTTATCGTGGTTGCCCTTTACCTCTCAAAAAGGAGAATGGGTAGATTATCAAACAGAAAATTCTTCAGAGAATAATTTAGTAAACCTAAATGGAATTTCTCTGAAACAAAAAAGATATTTTAAGTTTCATTCACCAATTGATCGTAAAAACCTTCAGATTTTATTAAAAGCAAATAATGGTACTCCTTTAATTGTTCAACAGAAAATAGGAAAAGGATCTATTATTTGGTGCAATGGGGATGTGATTCAATGGTTTACGCCAACGGACAGGAAAGACGGTCTTGCTTCGTTGTTAAGTATCCCATCAGGGATTACATATACACCCCAAAAAGGTCTTGACTCATCACATCCTTTATGGGGAAATATGGCTTTTGCGATTCAAAAAACGAACAATAAAGCGATAATAACATGTTCACAATGGAACAACTTTAACTATTTTTGGCAAAGTTTCTCTAATAATGGAGTTATTCCGAATCCTGAATGTAATGGAGCAAGTAACTCAGGATACACATGGAATGGGACTATTGCCTATCCATTTGAACTTGATGGTGGAGAAAAAGAACAAGTTACATTTCTGGTTGCATGGTATTTTCCTAACAGAACTCGAGGGAATCAATATTTCTGGACACTCCCACCATTAAGGTATGACCATCGCCTTGGAAATTTTTATAACAATCATTTTCATAGTGCAAGGGAAGTAATAGAATACTGTTTGGATAAACAATCATACCTTGTTAATCAAACAGCCCAATTTCATAAAGACTTGTTCACTTCCTCTTTACCTTCAATTATGCTTGAAGCTATTTCTGCCAATATTGCTACTCTTCATTCACCTATATATATCTTTTTAGAAGATGGGACTGTCGGTGGTTTTGAAGGAACTGATAGTTGTTGTCCCATGAATTGTACTCATGTTTATAACTATGCACAGACATTACCTTACCTGTTTCCGAAATTGGAGCAACAGATACGGTATCAAGAACTCGTTTATCAAATGGATAAAGAAGAACATTATATCCCTCACAGATTCATTGTTCCACCTACCGAACCTCAACTAAAAAATGAGATTGGAGGACCATTCCATCATGCTTTAGATGGTGAATTGGGTACTATCTTAAAACTCTACCGTGAATACAAAATATCAGGTGATAGAAAATGGATTGAACCGTTATGGACTAATGCTGTGCACGTGTTTAAGCATATTCTGGAAAAGCATGACCCGACAGGTGAAGGTATAATCCGTGGTGAACAACCTAATACGTATGACACTCATCTTTACGGTTCCAATACTTTTATTGGGAGCTTATACTTAGCAGTACTAAAAGCTATGGAGAATATGCTTCGTGAGTTAGGGGGGCCTGAACAAAACGAACTTATACAAGAATGTCAAAAGCGGTTTAACACAGGAGTAGAAAAATATATAGAGACATGCTGGAATGGTGAATATTTTATCAATGTTTTTGATGCTCCTGACGTAGGTCCTGAAGTATATAATCAAATGAATTGTTATGGCCCAGGATGCCATTCAGACCAACTTTTAGGACAATGGTGGGCTCATATTCTCGGACTTGGATATTTATTCCCTGAAATGCAGGTTAAGACAACTTTAAATTCTATTTACAAATATAATTGGAGACAAAATTTTTATGGTCATACTCAGCTTCCACGACGGTTCGCTGAAGATGATGAACCTGGTTTACTTATGTGTTCCTGGCCTAATGGTGGACGTCCCGATTCTCCCATTTTATACTGTGATGAGATATGGACAGGAATGGAGTATGAAATAGCAAGTTTTATGATATATGAAGGCGATTTTGAAAAGGCAACTGAAATAGTCACTGGAGCACGTTCAAGATATTCAGGAAATCGAAAAAATCCTTGGAGCGAAATTGAATGCGGTGGACATTATGCACGTGCTATGTCGGCGTATGCATTACTACTTGCTTCCTCTGGTTTTCTAGTTGATAACAATACATTAATTATCCACCCTCGTGTAAAAACAAATCCGTGTACTTTCTTCTATACTACTGGCACTTCATGGGGAGTCCTTGAGATGAATAAAATGACTCGAAAAACAAGCCTTAAATTAACACTTCACTATGGTAAACAAGAAATTAAAAAAATTGGCATACCTGCAGAAAAGCCACAATACAAATCTATTTCTGTAAATATAAATAAAAATAAGCAATATAACTCTGTCCGTGAGTTCGTTGGTGTTATAAATAAGAATAATTATGGGGCTGATGAGATATCTATAATTTTTAGAGAGCCGTTGGTTATTGACAGTCCAGACGAAAGTTTATTTATAGAAATAAAATGGTAA
- a CDS encoding phenylacetate--CoA ligase, whose amino-acid sequence MSSFWHDAGSKFNLLSSVDYLQKKHLEKIQLHRLKAMVRRAYEQVPLYRQRMDEKKINPDHIYSLADIKLLPFTVKTDLRDTYPFGLFASPMNEIVRLHASSGTTGKPIVVAYTKEDIDVWCNAMVRCLAACGVDRGDIVQNAYGYGLFTGGLGFHYGAESLGATVIPISGGNTDRQIMILKDFNVTVICCTPSYFVHIIERAGELGIDLKSSPLKIGIFGAEPWSNAMRDYIEREANIKAYDIYGLSEIIGPGVGIECVCQDGLHILEDHFYPEIINPETLEPLPEGEEGELVLTTLSKKAMPMLRYRTRDITAFYTEPCACGRTIRKIKKISRRSDDMFIIRGVNVFPSQIETALLAVEGSTPHYQIKLTREHGLDQMEILIEVTKEMFSDRISELEKLQERFVQSIERVINIRANVRLVEPHSIPRSEGKAKRVLDLRQI is encoded by the coding sequence ATGAGTTCATTTTGGCATGACGCTGGAAGTAAGTTTAACCTTTTAAGTTCTGTTGATTACCTTCAAAAAAAACACTTAGAAAAAATTCAGTTGCACCGCTTAAAAGCAATGGTGCGTCGGGCGTATGAACAAGTTCCATTATACAGACAGAGGATGGATGAAAAGAAAATCAACCCTGACCATATTTACTCATTGGCAGATATTAAATTACTCCCATTTACAGTCAAAACAGACCTGAGAGACACCTATCCATTTGGTTTGTTTGCAAGTCCAATGAATGAAATTGTTCGTTTGCATGCATCAAGTGGCACGACAGGTAAACCTATTGTTGTTGCATACACAAAGGAAGATATTGATGTTTGGTGTAATGCTATGGTGCGATGTTTAGCCGCTTGTGGTGTTGACCGTGGCGACATTGTCCAAAATGCATACGGTTATGGTTTATTTACAGGTGGATTAGGGTTTCATTATGGAGCGGAGTCATTAGGAGCAACTGTTATACCTATATCTGGTGGTAATACTGACCGCCAAATCATGATATTAAAAGATTTTAATGTTACAGTGATTTGCTGTACACCCAGTTACTTTGTTCACATCATCGAACGAGCTGGCGAGTTAGGCATTGATTTAAAGTCATCACCTTTGAAGATAGGCATATTTGGGGCTGAACCATGGAGCAATGCTATGCGGGATTATATTGAGAGAGAAGCTAACATTAAGGCTTATGATATATACGGATTATCTGAAATTATAGGTCCTGGGGTTGGTATTGAATGTGTATGTCAAGACGGACTCCACATTTTGGAAGACCATTTTTATCCCGAAATTATTAACCCAGAAACGTTAGAACCTCTGCCTGAAGGAGAAGAAGGTGAATTAGTTTTAACGACATTAAGTAAGAAAGCAATGCCAATGCTCCGTTATCGTACACGAGATATAACTGCTTTTTATACAGAACCATGTGCCTGTGGGAGAACTATTAGGAAGATTAAAAAAATATCCCGTAGAAGTGATGATATGTTTATTATTCGTGGAGTGAATGTATTCCCAAGCCAGATAGAAACAGCATTACTTGCTGTAGAGGGTTCTACTCCACATTATCAAATTAAACTCACCCGAGAACATGGTTTAGACCAAATGGAGATTTTAATCGAGGTGACAAAAGAAATGTTTAGTGACCGAATTAGTGAGTTAGAGAAACTTCAGGAACGATTTGTTCAATCTATCGAGCGTGTTATAAATATACGTGCTAATGTTCGTCTTGTTGAACCACACTCTATCCCAAGAAGTGAAGGGAAAGCTAAACGTGTCTTAGATTTGCGACAAATATAA